A window of Ananas comosus cultivar F153 linkage group 4, ASM154086v1, whole genome shotgun sequence contains these coding sequences:
- the LOC109709674 gene encoding beta-glucosidase 26-like gives MKMKMKMKKKLSAVFFFFFLFGVLAGAIRFSAAEYNGTGGLSRASFPEGFVFGTASSAYQVEGMALKAGRGPSIWDAFVKIPGNIPNNATADVTTDEYHRYKEDVDIMKEMGFDAYRFSISWSRIFPEGVGKVNWEGVAYYNRLIDYMIKQGITPYANLYHYDLPLALHEEYLGWLNPKIVPAFADYADFCFKTFGDRVKNWFTMNEPRCVAALGYDNGLHAPGRCTGCKAGGNSSTEPYTVAHHLILSHAAAVKRYREKYQASQKGKIGILLDFVWYEPHTYSAEDKAAAQRARDFHLGWFLHPIVYGHYPNTMQEIVKDRLPKFTAKEVKIVKGSFDYVGINQYTAYYMGDQKPTSGMEVSYSNDWHVNYIYDRNGVEIGKLANSYWLYIVPWGIYKAVTYVKEAYNSPTIILAENGMDQAGNVTLPHALEDTTRINYYRSYLTELRSAMEQGANVIGYFAWSLLDNFEWQLGNTSRFGLVYVDFNTLKRYPKNSAYWFKSIIRKEEH, from the exons atgaagatgaagatgaagatgaagaagaagttGAGTgcggtcttcttcttcttcttccttttcggGGTGCTGGCGGGGGCGATCCGCTTCTCTGCGGCAGAATACAACGGGACGGGCGGGCTGAGCCGCGCGAGCTTCCCGGAGGGGTTCGTCTTCGGCACGGCGTCGTCGGCGTACCAGGTCGAAGGGATGGCCCTCAAGGCTGGGAGGGGACCTAGCATTTGGGACGCATTTGTTAAGATCCCAG GTAATATTCCGAATAATGCTACTGCCGATGTCACAACCGACGAGTATCATCGCTATAAG GAAGATGTAGACATAATGAAGGAGATGGGCTTTGATGCATACCGCTTCTCAATCTCCTGGTCCCGCATTTTCCCAG AGGGGGTTGGGAAGGTCAATTGGGAGGGTGTAGCATACTACAATAGGCTTATCGACTACATGATCAAGCAAG GCATCACTCCGTATGCGAATCTCTACCACTATGATCTCCCATTGGCGCTTCATGAGGAGTATCTTGGCTGGTTAAACCCGAAGATAGT GCCTGCATTCGCGGACTATGCCGACTTTTGCTTCAAGACATTTGGGGATAGAGTGAAAAACTGGTTCACAATGAATGAGCCGAGGTGCGTGGCGGCTCTTGGGTATGATAACGGTTTGCATGCCCCGGGAAGGTGTACTGGTTGTAAAGCAGGGGGAAACTCAAGTACAGAGCCCTACACTGTGGCCCATCATCTCATCTTATCTCATGCTGCTGCGGTGAAGCGATATCGTGAGAAGTATCAG GCTTCTCAAAAGGGAAAGATTGGAATACTCTTGGACTTTGTATGGTATGAGCCTCATACTTACTCTGCAGAGGACAAAGCAGCCGCTCAAAGAGCCAGAGACTTCCATCTTGGATG GTTCCTTCACCCGATTGTGTATGGTCACTATCCAAACACAATGCAAGAGATTGTCAAGGACAGGTTGCCCAAGTTCACTGCTAAGGAGGTTAAGATTGTTAAAGGTTCGTTCGATTACGTGGGCATCAATCAGTACACCGCTTACTATATGGGGGACCAAAAACCGACCAGTGGTATGGAAGTCAGCTACTCAAATGACTGGCATGTTAATTATATTT ATGATCGTAATGGTGTGGAAATCGGAAAACTG GCAAATTCATATTGGCTTTACATTGTTCCATGGGGAATATACAAAGCTGTGACTTACGTTAAGGAGGCATATAACAGCCCAACAATCATTCTTGCTGAAAATG GAATGGACCAAGCTGGTAACGTGACTCTTCCTCACGCATTGGAGGATACAACAAGGATCAACTACTACAGGAGCTACTTGACCGAACTACGCAGTGCGATGGAGCAGGGCGCCAATGTGATCGGCTACTTTGCGTGGTCCCTGCTCGACAATTTTGAGTGGCAGTTGGGGAACACATCGAGGTTCGGCCTAGTCTACGTTGATTTCAACACGCTCAAGCGATACCCTAAGAACTCGGCTTACTGGTTCAAGAGCATTATTCGAAAGGAGGAGCATTGA